CTGTATAAGTACGAGATAAATATGCAATTAAAGGATACCCGATGAatacaaaatcacaaaaatcacTAGCTCCTGCAGTGATGTAAaatatcttgaatttgaatgGATTTGGAGGAAAAACAGAAAATATGTGATGTATGAATATTGATGATAGAATTTCTTCTGATGATGGTAAACATGGAAAAAGATCACAAATGTGCCtgtcataattttatttatatatatatatatatatatataaatatatatatatatatatatataaaaattaactttGCTATTTATAGTCTAATTATATccatataacatttttaaaaaaaaaaaaaactatttttcttgaatatatATAGATGTTTGCCATCTTCTAAGGTTTTTCCCGAtatccaaaaaaagaaaaaatacaagaatCTATAATCACCCTTGGAACGATAGTAAAGCATAGCCTTAATAATAAAATCTCCCAACATTCAAGAGTAATTCGAgcataataataaatcaaaaaaaattatttccatcTCAGAGAGAGATATTCAAGTATGAAATTAGGCAACAACTAAGAATCTACCCAAGCTCTTGCTATGTCAAGCATATATACATACACCTTTGATGCCTAAAGGTCGTGTCGCGTATATTTTaatgttatgtatgaaaattaaaatgaattacataagcaaaagaaatgaaatttcaaatgaGCATCCCGAGTCTTTTCCACATTCACCAAAATAACTAGCAGTATCACAAGTCaaaagttctaaaattatgtagGAAACATGAACAATTAGAAACTGGAAGGTTTTTCCAACGTAGAACTATGAATTCTCTAAGAACACAATGATAAATAGAACAGCAAAGGCACTTATTCATACAAAACCATTATGAGCCACGAATATCTTCAAGAGTCATAACACTATACTATTAAAGGTTTACTTTAGAGCAACATTCACATTTAAAGAGGTGTCCGTCAAAATTATATCTTTGGAATTATCTGCCTTTGGATGGTTTGGACATTCAAACTTGAGTCTCACATGTAAAGGTCTTGTTATGATGATTTCTTCTAAATCTCTTTTTGATGCAAGCAAGAACTGAAGAATTACATCTCTGCTTACCATTGTCCCAGGGTTTAGCAGATCTGCTATCCTGTCTGCTTTCCGTTGTCTACTGTCACTACGGCCATCTGAATCCTTTTTCAGTCTCAGATATAGTGCAGCACTAATGATAACCTAGTGGAGAACCAGAGAAATAAAGACAATCACATAATGACTAAAGCAGCATTTTTGGTTCTGAAATTCAGTATATATACTCCACAAATTTATAAGGAGCTTAACGCAAGGCATATTTATCATTCATATTCTAGTAGTGAAATTAGGCCAATTCGAAATAGTTAAAGGTAAAAAAATTTGACTTCTCGAAATTCAGTTgatatcaattttaaaaagtaaaagtttCCAATTTATAGCTGAAGAACTTTCGAAATAATTTAAGCAAATTCCTTACGAGATTTTCGTATCATTCCATACAACTACAACTCACGTTATAAAATATTACCAAACTTATGAGTACCAACGTTAACTGGTTGATGCAAACATCCAAACATACCGTAAATTTAGTATATTACAAGACATGGGGTTAACACACCCCAAAACACCTAAACAAAATTTAGGTTTCAAGATTAAAGTGTTCACCAGAAATCTCTGTAAAAAAACGAACGTTGTTACGAGATCACCTTCAAAGTTTCACATAAATGTATAACACATAGATCACATACGAGTTTCAAGACTACTACAAAATATAGATTTTTTATGCAAATGTCATCTTCCTTAAAGCTCCCAAAAACTCTTATCTCAACTTCAAGTATCCTCTCAAACATTCTCTACTATAAAAATAACTATCGCTAAACATAAAGCTTAGTGGTGTACAGGTTTAGAGCTATAAGATTTCTCGATTACTTTTGAAGTCGTGGGCGGCTCaattataacatatataaataaaccaAGTAACCgaattcaatatttaaatattcagCTATCATGAAGCTCATTGAACAACTTCACAAGAGATTAAATAACAAATTTCGCCCAATATATAAATCATGTCATCACACCAAGCATAATCATGTATCGAGAAGGACTAAAGCCTTGTACTAAGAAGGGTCAAAACCCATTGATCAAGAAAACCATATTGAAATGACTTTCTAGTTCGTTCTTAAAATGCACAACTTCCATACTTCACACCAATCGAAAATCCAGAGTCGAATCAAGAGGCATGTCAATAGTGACAGTCACAACCACAAGGACAAAGTCCCAACAAAAATGCCAAGTGTATTGTCGTGTTGGTATCACTTGGCATTCTGTTGGCATGCCTATTGATTCAAATCTTTTGTCATCTTGACACCGGATTTTTGATTGGTGTTAAGTATGGAAGTTGTTCATCTTAAGTTCAAACTAGAAAGTCATTTAGTTCTTAATTCTCTTGATTGTTGGGTTTTCACCCTTCTGATACAAAGCTTCGATCTTTCTTGATACATAAGTCACATGACTATGCATGGTGTGATGTCATGATCTACATATTGGGCAATACTTGTTATTTAATCTTTTGTGAAATTGTTCTATGAGCTCTCGTGACACCTAAATCTTAAACGATCGAATTTGATACTCTTGATATATATGATTACTTGATAtgtttatatatgatataattgagtttCTCACaacttcaaaggtaattggaGAATTTCTATAGTAGGGAATGTTCGAGAATCGAGAGGATACTTGAAGCTGGCCATTAGACATAGAGTTTTTTGGAGCTTTAAGGAAGATCACAGTTGCATAAAGGCATATATACTTCGTAATAGTCTTGGGACTTGTATGGGATCCATGTGttatacatttatatgaaattttgaaggtTGGTTCAATCATGACACAATGGTTTGTAACTTAAATTTGGTGAAATGTTTGGGTGTTTGGGATGTGCAAGTCCATGCCTTGTAATGTACTAAATTTACTGTTTGTTTTGAATGTTTGTATGAAGCATGAACCAATTAACTTTGGTACTCATAAGTTTAGTAATAATGGATAGAAATCTCGTAAGGTATTTCTTAAATTATCCAGCTGATTCAGTCTCAGATATAGTGCAGCACAATAACCTGGTTTAGAACCAGAGAAATGAAGACAATCACATAATGACTAAAGCATTTTTGGGTCTGAAATTCAGTATGAAATGCAAGTATTTCTAGACTAgacaattatacaaattaatttatcattttaaacaaCTTGAGCGAGAAATATCACATGTATCCAGGAGAATCTCAGCAATTcagaatcaaaaggaaattgTTAGGAAGAAATGTACcaattatacaaattaatttatcattttaaataacTTGAGCGAGAAATTTCACATGTATCCAGGAGAATCTCAGCAATTcagaatcaaaaggaaattattAGGAAGAATATGTACCTCACTTGTTCCAGGACTTGAGTTAACGGAGCAACTTATCTCAACTTTCCCTTCTGGAATTTCCTCACCACAGCTCATCGTAGCCTCTTCTATGGTTGCTTCAATTTCTGATGTTGAAAAGGCTAGGTGGTCGATTTCATCATACCATTGCTGGGCAATACCAACCTGCATATCCTCATCAATTTAACTCTTTAAACAATAGGAAAGAAGGCACTACTTAAGGTATGTGCTATTAATACTCTGTTCATTTCACATAGATCTCTTCGTTTGACTCTGCACTGCTACTAGAGgagtttaaaaatgaattattcagCATTTGTTGAGAAAAAATGTTGGAcaatattccttttttttaagtGGTCCCAGATAACTATTTGCGGTTTATGGTATATACGCAAAAATGAAGAGTGAAAAATCAACTTGGGATGAAGGAAGTAGAATTTATGGGCGAACACAAATACATGAAGCCTAAAGGTAATCAGAAACCTTCTCTGAAGATGTAATCGTGCTATCTGCCTTGGGTATTTCAGTTGCTGCCCCTCTAGTTTGCCTCCATATACAACTTTCACCCAATGGTTCAATTAGATCAACATATTCTGGAATATCCACCTTCAGTTGTATGTCAATTTTGCCTGTTACAAAAATGAAGCGAGGTTATCATGGAGTACTCCCTCTATCTAGTAAAACTTAGCCTACTCTCTCTTTTTTACATTGATCTATAAAAAGACAGCTTTTTTAACATGTAGCAGTGACAACCCAATAACCACTCACCATTGTAATGCATTCTCTATTTGGGGACATCTCAAACTGTTAATTGTCATAACCGTTAATTAAACCCATTAAATTTTAAACCTTGAAACAACACACTACTCAGATTAACATTTTAGACTCCCTCCTATCTGTTGATCATATAAAATTGGTCGTCAGAAGTACGTCAatgatttcaaatttgagttAACATATACTAAAATTAATTACTCCCTGATGTGTGTCtgaaaatcactaaaatttcataaacaGCAATTGCCTGTTTAGCCAAGCTTTTGAAGGTTAAAAGTGCTTATATAAAaatgcttattttttttaatgaccaTAGAAAATCGCTTATTTTAAAGACCAAAGGTGTTTCGCCAAGCTTTTGGTGAAGAAATAAGTGCTTTGGGTAGTAGCAAAAGCCTTTTGTCCACTTCTAAGCAGAAGCTGAAAAGGGTAGCTCCTCCAACAAAAAAGTGCTTTTGATTTTTAGGACAAGATTACtcataaaaaatttacatttaCCAAATTAAGTAACTTAATGTTTTTGTAATTTGACAACTAAAAGTACCTTCTTGAAAATATTGGTCAAACACAAACTACTAAGGGAAATACTACTCATATGATATAACCAAGCACAAATTGCTACACTTTCCACAGCACTTCACAAAACACTTTTTATAAGCAACTGTTAAAGCTAATTTTGACAGCTTGGTCAAACAGGCTGTAAATTTGAAACCATAATTTCAAATATGTAATTGGTTCAGTagtaataacataaaatcttaACCCAACAAATTTAGGTTCTGGATCCGTCTCTACTGATATATTTACATTTCAAGAATATTTTGAATACATATCTAACTCCTAACATACTAATCTATAGCCCCCCTCTGGAGTTAACCAAAAAggctcttttatttttaaaggaaGAGTAAATGTATCACAAAAGTTATATAAATTACAACCAAATTCTTGCAAGAAATATGATCCAGAGAAAGAAGATAAGTAAGATACAATATTGAAGATAAAAATTATAGGTAGATAAACAACTGAAAAGATCAGTAAAAAAAATTCCAGGTAAGagttttttcataaattatctAAACTACATGTAATCAATAGGCCATTACTACCTGGCAACAAGTTGAAAGACTCTATGTGATCAATAGAATTTTCTGCCAATGCTGCATCACTGTAACACCAGCATCAAATAcagtaaattaatataattgccCAAAGAAAGCAGAAAAGAACGATGGCTTGTAGAGCTTCTTTAATTTGTCACACTTACGCAGCACATACTCGTTCCAGAGGAGATGAGGACCAGTAAGGAAACCCAAGGATCCCCATGTTAGAAAACTGGAAGCTTGATAGAGAACTCGAGTTCCTATTGAGTTTTAATACCGTTTGACCAACTACAGATAAGAACAATCTAAAACTGAATCAGGCAAAGCAGATGTTACAACGGATCCAATCATTTAAGACATGACTACCTGTATCACAAATGAGTATCTGATCCTGAAAAGTTACCACAGATGATATAAACTGAACATATGGAATTCTCTTTGATGAGCAATGTGCATCCACTTGCTGCTGCAACCAATCATTAGGTATTTGATTCAAAAGCATCGACTTCTCCAGGATCAATGGCTCACAGATCtccaaaatatttgaaaatccttTTAGAGTACGGATGAGTCAACAACTGACAAGCCTAAGTGATACAATAGAGACAACTTGAGAACATTCTTGCCAATAATTTATGTACCTTTAATAACCTCTCTGATCAAGCCTGAGGCTAAATCCATGATCCACAACGTCTCACAGCTGCATGCAAGAAAATTAAAGTGAGGGCAGCCCCGCAGCTCAAAccataaaatttacaaatatgaGTGTAGAAATTGTCAACtgttataaatttattgaataGTGGATGACCATTTGGTTTATTCATGAACTACTAAATTCATGTATGTGTATTCCCTAGATGATATGAACCCCCCTTTTGGATAACAATgtagataactatgtatctactAGTTAAATGACTTTtgggagtgatatctcaacactataaatagagatatcactcaccatttgatatatacttgaataagaaaattctctcctctatcttatacttcttgtctttttcttcttatattctgagctttctttacaaaacgttatcagcacgaaattgctacttgcaaaggtattatataaatatttttatttaattcacatattcTCTCATAATTTTCATTATGTCGAATTTATCCAAACTTGAGTTTGTGGCATTAGATATTTCTGGAAAGAATTATCTTTCATGGGTACTCGATGCTGAGATTCACTTGGCTGCTAAAGGTCTTGATGCCACTATTACTCAGGGAAATGAAGCATCGAGTCAAGATAAGGCGAAGGCTATGATTTTCCTTCGTCATCATCTTGATGAGGGCCTGAAGATTGAATATCTGACGGTAAAAGATCCACTTGAGTTGTGGACTGATTTAAAGGGGAGATATGACCACCTAAAGGCAACAGTGTTGCCAAGAGCTCGTTATGAGTGGATGCATTTACGGTTTCAAGATTTTAAGACCGTAATTGAATACAACTCTGCTGTATTCAGGATAACCTCCCAGTTAAAATTATGTGGGGAGACTATAAAAGATGAGGACATGTTGGAAAAGACACTTACTACTTTCCATGCCTCAAATGTGATATTGCAGCAACAATATCGTGAAAAGGGTTTTCAGAAATATTCTGAACTAATCTCATGTCTTTTGGTGGCTGAGCAACATAATgctcttttaatgaaaaatcatgaagctCGTCCCACTGGAGCTGCTCCATTACCGGAGGCAAATGTGGTGGAAGCACGTGATCAATCTGAAGTAAAAAGAGATGATCATCGGGGATATAATAATGCACGGGGACGTGGCAAAGATAAAAGACGATACACTAATCGTCAAGGTGGTGGTCATAATAAAAGGGAGAACAACATGAGTTCTCAAAATAACCCCTCAAAAAGTAATTGTCGTCGTTGTGGCATGAAAGGCCATTGGAAGAATGAATGTCGCACACATGAACATTTTGTAAGGCTCTATCAAAATTCCtttaaaaagaaaggaaataaaagtggtGCTTCCTCTTCCAATGCTCGAGCTGAGTCACATATGACTCTTAAAGATGATGATAAGCCGCGAACATCTCAGAAATATGATAAGGATGTTGAAGCAAATTTGGCTTTAAAGGATGATGTTTTTGATGGCCTTGGTGACATTACTCATATGGAAGTTGATGACTTTTTTGGAGATCGAAACTGATGTTTGATCTTTTAGCCGGGGAATGAAgtctgttaatattttatttatgtatttttaattattatgttattcatgtttaagtatttaaatttccgttgttaattttgttttttcctccttttgatgtattttattttaatgaaaattaatagaaatccCCAGTTGTCAGTTGGATTCAAGATGAGTAATGGAGATGTATGCCTTCTTGATAGTGCTACAACgcatacaatattaaaagaaaagaaatacttttcgaatttggttatgaaaatggcatatgtcaacacaatatcaggcagtacaaaattaattgagggcTCTGGTAGAGCGACCTTATTACTACCTGGAGGAACAATATTAAGCATTGATAATGCATtatattgtagtaagtctcaaagaaacttattaagtttcaaagttATTCGCCAAAATGGCTATCATGTTGAGACGGCTAATGAATGAAAGGTTGAATACCTTTACATTACTACAATTaatgtagagaagaaaattgtgcatgaaaaATTACCTGCACTTTCTTCTGGGTTGTACTATACAAGTATAAGTATAGTTGAATCACATGCCGTAGTAAAAAAaagtttactaattttaatgattttatcatttggcatGACCGGTTGGGCCATCCCGGATTTAATATGATGCGCAAAATcattgagaattcacatgggCACACCTTAAAGAGCCCAATATCCTACAATCAAAGGAATTCTCTTGTGCTGCTTGTTCTCAAGGAAAGTTGATCATTAAACCATCAACAGTTAAGGTTGGAATTGAATCCCCTGCGTTTCTGGAACGTATACAGGGTGATATATGTGGACCAATTCAACCTGCATGTGGaccctttaaatattatatggtcttgataGATGCTTCTACAAGATGGTCACATGTGTGTTTATTATCAACTCGCAACATGGCTTTTGCGAGATTGCTggctcaaataataagattgaaaGCACAATTTCCAGACTATACAATAAAGACAATCCGTCTAGATAATGCTGGTGAGTTTACATCTCAGGCATTTAATGACTATTGTATGTCTACTGGTATAACAGTTGAACATCCAGTTGCGCATGTTCACACTCAAAACGGTCTAGCAGAATCATTGATTAAACGTCTGCAATTGATAGCTAGACCATTACTAATGAGAACAAAGTTATCTGTGTCTATGTGGGGGCATGCTATTTTGCATGCAGCAGCACTTGTGCGCATAAGGCCGACcaattatcatgaattctcCCCATTACAATTGACTTTTGGTCAAGAGCCAAACATTTCCCATCTTAGAATTTTTGGATGTGCGGTGTATGTCCCAATTGCTCCACCACAACGCACAAAGATGGGGCCCCAAAGAAGGTTGGGgatatatgttgggtatgaatctccttcaatcataaaatatttggagcctatgactggagatttatttaaggcaagatttgctgattgtcattttgatgaatcagtatacccaacattagggggagaacaTAAGTCGTTGGGAAAAGAGATAGATTGGAATTCATCAACTCTATCTCATCTGGATCCTCGAACAAACCAATGTGAGCAAGAAgttcaaagaataatttatttgcagaaCATTGCAAATCAGCTACCAGATGCATTTACTAATCTTCCAAGGATTACTAAATCGCATATTCCAGCTGTTAATGCTCCAGTTCGAGTTGATATCCCGACGGAACAAATTGTTAAGGCAAATGAGTCTAGACCACATTTAAAGCGTGGTAGACCAGTTGGTTCCAAAGATAAAAATCCTCgaaagagaaaaggaataaatgatcAAGATAATCATGggttgaaagaaatttctcaagaTGAGACCCAAGTGATAACACatgatgatgaggaggttcgaacttctgaaaataatgaaatttcaatGAATTATGTCTCGACGAGAAAGTTGTGGAACCGaaataatgttgtgattgacaacatatttgcctataatgttgctattgaaataatgcaacaagatgaagattttgagCCAAAATCTGTTCACGAATGTAGACagagaaatgattggccaaaatggaaggaTGCAATTCAAGCTGAATTGGCTTCACTAGAAAAACGTGAAGTTTTTGGACCGATAATCCGAACACCTGAAGGTATCAAgccagtggggtacaaatgggtttttgtacgaaaaagaaatgagaaaggtGAAGTCATGAGATATAAGGCCCAACTCGTTGCTCAAGGTTTTTCTCAAAGACCTGGCATTGATTATATGGAGACATATTCTCCAGTGGTAGATGCAATCACCTTCAGATATCTCATAAATCTGGCagttcatgaaaaacttgaaatgcGTCTAATGGACGTTGTCACAGCCTATCTATATGGCTCATTGGaccacaacattttcatgaaaattcctGAAGCATTCAAAGTGCCTGAAGCATACAAAGATTCAAGAGAAACttgttcaataaagcttcagaaATCTCTGTATGGATTGAAACAATCAGGAAGGATGTGGTACAATCGTCTGAGTgaatatttgttaaagaaagGGTACAAAAATGACCCGATTTGTCCCTGCATTTTCATTAAACGGTCGGGATCTGAATTTGTAATAATAGCTGtgtatattgatgatttgaacATCATTGGAACTCGTAAAGAGCTTTTagaagctgttaagtgtctgaAAAAAGAATTCGAAATGAAAGATCTcggcaagacaaaattttgtcttggtcTACATctctcctctatcttatacttcttgtcttt
The nucleotide sequence above comes from Solanum pennellii chromosome 9, SPENNV200. Encoded proteins:
- the LOC107029317 gene encoding uncharacterized protein LOC107029317 isoform X2, which codes for MLEKVKFLQDRYPFLQIIGFQDTKIPLCSSDICTHLLRRTLKEYIAFPILVANKNVIEIASEACYVLFNGSESSSTYYGKEADIVILDKAIKDFSAQESETPKIMHNLTSTWVKPTDDFKEPPLCFPLRNLLLYFPGGISVDESGNRLFLSDSNHHRVIVLDGNGKILDSIGSSPGHEDGEFESAKLRRPAASFYHAAEDCLYLVDSENHAIRRADMGRRVVDTFYPKSKSNKDSSIWSWILGKLWPRNDLAAQSEELNPDALLFPWHILKSPNGDLLIFNRSCETLWIMDLASGLIREVIKGFSNILEICEPLILEKSMLLNQIPNDWLQQQVDAHCSSKRIPYVQFISSVVTFQDQILICDTVGQTVLKLNRNSSSLSSFQFSNMGILGFPYWSSSPLERVCAADAALAENSIDHIESFNLLPGKIDIQLKVDIPEYVDLIEPLGESCIWRQTRGAATEIPKADSTITSSEKVGIAQQWYDEIDHLAFSTSEIEATIEEATMSCGEEIPEGKVEISCSVNSSPGTSEVIISAALYLRLKKDSDGRSDSRQRKADRIADLLNPGTMVSRDVILQFLLASKRDLEEIIITRPLHVRLKFECPNHPKADNSKDIILTDTSLNVNVALK